In Thalassoglobus sp. JC818, a single window of DNA contains:
- a CDS encoding HesA/MoeB/ThiF family protein → MSELPDLSNEERSRYAWQMWTPDIGEEGQQRLKASSVLVSRLGGVGGTVAYYLAAAGVGKLVLAHAGNVKPSDLNRQLLMTTNWLGNSRIESAARRLKELNPHTEIVPVAENISEENAEHLVSQVDMVVDAAPLFSERFAMNAACVRYRKPLIESAMYDFSAQLTTILPGTTPCLSCIYPDDPANWKREFPVFGAVSGTVASLAAVEVIKLITGVGSPLTGQMLWMNLRDMDIRKLPIERRSDCPICASTDS, encoded by the coding sequence ATGTCCGAACTGCCCGATTTGAGTAATGAGGAGCGGAGTCGATACGCCTGGCAGATGTGGACTCCCGATATCGGCGAAGAGGGGCAGCAACGACTCAAAGCCAGTAGTGTTCTCGTCTCTCGACTGGGCGGTGTCGGTGGGACAGTCGCGTACTATCTGGCAGCTGCTGGTGTCGGGAAACTGGTGCTCGCGCATGCGGGGAATGTCAAACCGAGCGATTTGAACCGCCAACTGCTGATGACCACGAACTGGCTCGGGAATTCACGAATTGAGTCTGCGGCTCGTCGACTGAAAGAACTGAATCCGCATACGGAAATCGTTCCGGTGGCGGAGAACATCTCCGAGGAGAATGCAGAACACCTGGTTTCGCAAGTCGATATGGTCGTCGATGCTGCTCCGCTGTTTTCTGAGCGTTTTGCCATGAATGCAGCCTGTGTCCGCTATAGAAAGCCGCTGATCGAGTCAGCGATGTATGACTTTTCTGCTCAGCTGACGACAATTCTTCCCGGAACGACGCCTTGTCTCTCTTGTATCTATCCGGATGATCCAGCGAACTGGAAACGGGAGTTTCCTGTGTTTGGAGCAGTTTCGGGAACAGTCGCTTCGTTGGCAGCGGTGGAAGTCATCAAACTCATCACAGGAGTCGGCTCACCGCTGACAGGTCAAATGTTGTGGATGAATCTCCGCGACATGGACATTCGCAAGCTGCCGATTGAGAGGCGTTCTGACTGTCCGATCTGTGCTTCGACAGACTCTTAG
- a CDS encoding MoaD/ThiS family protein, translating to MSIRVQFEAQLRESSGVRDTVVDVDSISLCDLFMTLSEKFGEDFGRRILDDQQQPRRSLLVFVNEASVTASDFETRQLSSNDVVTLYPPISGG from the coding sequence ATGAGTATTCGCGTACAATTCGAAGCACAACTCCGCGAAAGTTCAGGAGTACGTGACACGGTCGTTGATGTCGATTCAATCTCACTATGCGACTTGTTTATGACCCTCAGCGAAAAGTTCGGCGAGGATTTCGGCCGCCGAATACTTGATGACCAGCAACAGCCACGTCGCAGTTTGCTGGTCTTCGTCAACGAGGCATCCGTCACAGCGAGTGACTTCGAAACGCGACAACTGTCAAGCAACGACGTCGTCACCCTCTATCCTCCCATTTCCGGGGGGTAA
- a CDS encoding ATP-binding cassette domain-containing protein: MIEVRSLNVQQGAFSVRDVGFTIEAGEYAILMGTTGGGKTTLLESICGLRQVDSGHIFLDGVDVTNWLPGDRGLGYVPQDLALFPHLNVSEHLAFALKLRKVPKQEIRQRVDELSKFLGIEHLVDRTVHGLSGGESQRVALGRALVFRPRALLLDEPFSALDQETRSEMHTLVRRLTRDFGITTLHVTHSEEEALALADRRFLLKHGQLIEVNLQGLPIES, encoded by the coding sequence ATGATCGAAGTTCGCAGCCTCAACGTTCAGCAAGGAGCGTTCTCCGTCCGCGATGTCGGTTTTACCATCGAGGCAGGCGAGTACGCCATTTTGATGGGAACAACCGGCGGCGGAAAAACGACGCTACTCGAATCAATTTGCGGGCTTCGACAGGTCGACTCTGGACACATTTTCCTTGATGGAGTCGACGTAACGAACTGGCTCCCGGGAGATCGTGGGCTCGGATATGTTCCGCAGGATCTGGCTCTATTCCCTCATCTCAATGTTTCAGAGCATCTTGCATTCGCACTCAAATTGCGGAAAGTTCCCAAGCAGGAAATTCGTCAGCGCGTTGATGAACTCAGCAAATTTCTCGGCATCGAGCACCTTGTCGACAGAACAGTTCACGGGCTCAGCGGAGGGGAATCTCAGCGTGTCGCTTTGGGACGAGCTCTTGTTTTTCGTCCGCGTGCTTTGTTGCTCGATGAACCGTTCAGTGCGCTCGATCAGGAAACACGGTCTGAGATGCACACTCTCGTCAGAAGGTTGACGAGAGACTTTGGAATCACCACGCTCCACGTCACGCACAGCGAGGAAGAAGCTCTCGCTCTGGCGGATCGCCGGTTTCTCCTCAAACATGGTCAACTCATCGAAGTCAACCTTCAGGGACTCCCCATCGAATCATGA
- a CDS encoding ABC transporter permease, whose translation MAPFVIRLNRTPPTGPIRQMRTRSDIDFFLILGLISSVYVLLIAFLVIADIRYTTLQDFRNALQKPEIQHAFWLTLKTCTVSAFLSIWIGTPLAYLLSRHRFRGDWLIDTIVDIPIVLPPLVLGLSLLILFHLPINGWELENWFRDDVGFPVTYRWPAVVLSQFAVACAFAIRTMRVTFDQIDRRPEDVARTLGCTRLQAFLQIALPQAIRGETAAFTIAWARALGEFGPILVFAGATRFRTEVLSTTVFLELSIGNLEAAVAVSLLMVAMAMVILMILRLVGLGVRG comes from the coding sequence ATGGCACCGTTCGTGATCAGACTTAATCGTACTCCTCCCACAGGTCCAATTCGTCAAATGCGAACGCGGTCTGACATTGATTTCTTTCTCATCCTCGGACTGATTTCGTCGGTATACGTACTTCTAATTGCGTTTCTGGTCATCGCAGACATTCGCTACACAACGCTCCAAGACTTTCGCAACGCACTTCAGAAACCCGAAATTCAACACGCCTTCTGGCTCACACTAAAAACCTGCACGGTCTCGGCATTTCTCTCGATCTGGATCGGGACCCCGCTTGCTTACCTGCTGTCCCGACATCGATTCCGGGGCGACTGGCTGATCGACACAATTGTCGACATACCCATCGTGCTGCCGCCGCTTGTTCTCGGCTTGAGTTTGCTGATTCTATTTCACCTTCCAATCAATGGCTGGGAGCTGGAAAACTGGTTTCGTGACGATGTCGGTTTCCCTGTGACGTATCGTTGGCCAGCTGTTGTGCTTTCGCAGTTTGCGGTCGCTTGTGCTTTCGCGATCCGGACGATGCGCGTCACGTTCGATCAGATCGATCGACGTCCTGAAGATGTCGCCCGGACGCTGGGATGCACGCGGCTTCAGGCATTTCTTCAGATCGCGCTTCCACAAGCGATTCGCGGTGAGACGGCAGCCTTCACAATTGCATGGGCACGGGCCTTGGGAGAGTTTGGCCCTATCCTTGTCTTCGCAGGGGCGACCCGATTTCGAACGGAAGTTCTCTCGACGACGGTCTTCCTCGAGTTGAGTATCGGCAACCTTGAAGCTGCGGTCGCAGTTTCGTTATTGATGGTCGCGATGGCCATGGTCATTCTCATGATCCTTCGACTCGTCGGATTGGGAGTCAGAGGATGA